The genomic interval CTTTGCCTGCATTTTTAATACGTATGGATCCACCACCATGAAAATTATCTTTGTACAAGAAACGATCACCGCCAAAGTTATCATTACCAATTATACCGTAAGAAGCACGAAGCTTCAAAAAGGTAAGAGTATTGTTATCTTTCATGAAACTTAAATTAGACAATACTACTGCGGCATCTGCAGAAGGAAAGAGCCCCCAACGCTCACTTGGTGCAAACTGTTCTGATCCTACATAACTTCCTACGAAATCTGCAAAGAAGAAATTCTTATAAGAATAATTAGCCAAGAAACCATAAGTAATTTTATATTCAGGTAAATCTTCTGTAATGTTATCTCCATTGATATAATCTTCATGGAAGAAAGCATTGGCATGAATACCATGATTTCCAAATTGACGTTTATAATCAACGGCCCATTCATACTCAAAACGTAAATTATTACTTACGGATTTAGCGAATGCCAATGGATTACGAATAGAAGTACCATATTTGAAAAATTCCAAATTATCAACATCAGTTAAGTCACGAGTCCAACGTTCATAATCTGTATTACCCATCATGTTTGAATTAGAGTAAGTATGAAATTTAATCTCACCAAATGTAGACAAACCCTTTATTATACTACCCAAATCAAAATTTAGACCAGAGATCGAAGTCAGATCAAGACTTGTTGTTTTCTTGAAACCGCTTCTATTCAAACGCCCGTAAGTCGGGTTTGTCTCGTTAGTCGTGACAACTACTTTTCCACCAGGATTAGTTTCGCTGACATAGGGAGTTAACGGCCCATAAATAGTAGGAGCCAAATCAAATAAAGATGACATAACACCTGTTTCTCCTCCATTTGCATTGTTAAAGTAATTACGATCTACCGTAGCATTCAACTTTACATAAGCATGAATAAAATCAGTTACTTTTACATTAACATTAGAACGCAAGTTAATTTTATTGCGACCATAATCTTCTAATGCACTTTCTGTGTTGAACGGGCTGCCAATTTTCTGGTAGCCTATACTTGTGTAGTATTTCACATATTCACCACCACCAGTAGCAGAAGCATTAACATTAACACTGCTCAAATCTGGTTTTGTGAACCTTTCATACCAATTGTTGTCAGGATAAAGGTTTCTATCTTCTCCTGAACGAAATTTAGAAATATCCTCAGCAGTATATTTAGCAATACCACCATCGTTTAAACTTGCTTCGTTATATAATTCAGCATAATCACCTGAAGACAGAATATCAGGAGTTTTTAATGCTTGTTGTACCTGATAATCTACACTAACAACAATTTTAGGACGTCCACTCTCACCAACTTTCGTTTTAATAAGAATAATACCCCCTGTCGCATCCATACCATATTGTGCCAATGCGGGAGCATCTTTAAGCACCGTTACACTTTCTACATCTTCAGGGCGGACGGAATTTATACCTAATGCCATTCCATCAACAAGTACTTTAACACCACCACCATTAACAGTAGATTTACCACGAATATTAAATCCGTATGTCTCATTACCAGGCTCACTACTATTTGTAGTAACGTACAAACCAGGGAAACGACCTGCCAAAGCAGCAGAAACTGTACGTTGATGTGTACGACGTAATTCATCCCCGCTGATGGTAACAGCTGATGCCCCTAGTGTATAATTTTCACGACTATCACGCAAAAGAGGAATTACTTGGTTACTATTGGACACATCTCTATCCATGTTTACGTTTAAATCTGTTTGTTCGCTCAACTTTGTGATCAATGTCCTATAGCCAAGCATTTTAAAGGTAAACTCATCGGTACTTTTATATACTCCCAGTATAGTAAAGGTACCATCAGCATTACTTATTGCTCCACGTTCTTCTCCAGATACGGAAACAACTACTCCAGAAAGTGGATGATTATAAACATCCATTATCTTACCGTTCAAACTTTTTATGTTCGTTATATTGGTTGCCTGTGCGCTAACATGTTGCACAGACATAAAGCCTATGAAAATGAAGCATAAAAAACCAAATAAATATTTCTTTAGATTCATAAAATTAAATTTATTAATTTATAATAATGATAATAGATTACTCCCATCCTGGGTTTTGCCACTTTTTACCAGTAACCGATTCTAAACGAATAGCTTCCGGTTGAAGAATAGGACTTAATAGATACTTGGAATCATAAATCATACGTTCTCTCCCTGTCCCTGTCCATGTATTGTTAGTATAATCCCAACCGTCACCACAAATAACACGTTTATAGGTAAAATCATTTATCTCTGGAGTTTTGGTAGGCATCCCTTTTCCATTTACAGTACCGTTATAATCTATCCACATACCAGTAGTCCAGCGAAATTCAGAAACTTCTTCACCCGGATTATGCCAACGGCGAATATCTTCATAACGCCTTTCTTCATAAACCATTTCTATACGACGTTCATTTCTATACTTTAAGCGTAAATCATTTTGACTAGTATATGTAATGTGTGGCATATACACACGATCACGAATAGGGTTAAGTCCAAGTATAAGAGCATCATCTAAATGATTGGATTCTATAGCAGCTTCAGCATAATTCAAATACAATTCCGCTAAACGATAAATTGGGAAGGAAGCCTTCAAAGTCCATTTACCTCTCCTTAGATCTTCAGGACGATATTTATTATCATAATAACCTGTTTTAGTTCGTTTTTTATCGCTTGGATTAATACCACAATTACCGCTATAAAAAGTCCATAAATCGGTCATAACTTTCTTAGAATTTATAGTTTGACTACCATTATAACGAACCGTAGCGTAGAACCGTGGATCTCTGTTTACGTAGGGGTTCTGTTCATCATAGGAAGAAGTAGTGTTGAAATTGGGTTGCAAATGTTTCTCATCTGAATAAGGGTTTTCTAGATCCAAAACATAAGAACCATCAGCCATAGGATAACTATCAACTAACTCCTGCGTTGGGTTTAATCCTGAACGTTTATCACTATTAATGGGTGTACCATATAACCACTGCATGTAATTATAAGTATCGATTTCAGTCCTACTTTCATAAATATTCTCCTTATTGGTAGGATTATCACTATAATCAACCTTTTTACAAAATAATTCACGATAAGCATTTGTCCCATAAAGAGCAGGGTCACTTACCGTTTTGTACAACTCATAATTATGGCTAAGTAATTGATTTAAGCAATCTTTTGTTATCGTTTCTGCTTCTGACCAATAATTTTGACCATTGTTGAACAAGGGGCTACTCATAAAAACAGCAACTCTTGATTTTATAGCATAGGCAATTCCCTTTGTCATTCTACTTTTATCATTAGAATTATTAAAACGCCAAGGTAAATTAGGTTCTTTAACCGCTTCATCTATTTGCTTAAAAATCCATTGGGCACAATCATGGTAACTCATTGAACGATCAAGATCTGCTCCGTCATAACTAGCGGATTTCACTTCACTTATTATTGGAAGAGGTCCGTAATTTTTAATCAACTCTTCATAATAATATACACGCAGAACTTTTACTTCTGCTGTCCATTGCAAGCGTGTCTGCTCATCAGGAACTACGGTCTTTGGATCAGCCATACGGGCCAAAAAGATATTACAACGACGAATATTGCGATTATTCAAGTCCCATAACGTATGTCCTATAAACTGACTATCTGACCAAACTGGGCTTATACCCCAAGTATTTGTAAAACCATCATATTGAGTATTTCCCCAACTATCATAAAAATAACAATTATCAGCCATTGTAATAGGTGGGCCGCTTCTACTTCCACCTTTACTATACTCAAAACCGTGTTTATTCATTGAATCGTAACATGAATTGAGATATGCACCAGTAGTGTTTTCATCAGAGAAAATCTCATCAAGTGAATGTTGTCCTTCAGGCGCTACATCTAAAACATCTTGACAGCTGTTAAAGCCAAAAAGTATTAATATGGTAACGACATAATATGTTTTGTTCATCATCATTTTCTTTGTTTAAAATTAAAATCTAATATTAGCGCCAACACTTATTGTACGTTGAATGGGCATTACAGAACTTGCACTACGTTGCTCTGGATCAACTTGGTCGAAAGGTAATTTACTCCATGTCAGTAAATTTAATCCACTAGCATAGAACCTGAATTCTTGCATGCCGATTGATTTACTCCATTTCTTTGGAAGAGTGTAGCCTATTTGAAAGTTCTTTAAACGGATGAATCTACGGTTAGCTATAAAAAAATCATTTCTTGATACACTACTGTTATTATTTTTAGTAGATAATGCCGGATAAGTAATAGCACCACCTGCATAGTACAATTGACCATCAGCGTTAGTTTCTACCATATCAGGATTAAAAGCATGTTCGTGTACTTTTTGGAATGATAATGTTTGAGCTTGGTTGATACCATAACCATCATAATAATTATAACTATTACCTATACCCTGAAATAATGCACTAATATCAAAGTTTTTATAATTTACATTGAGCGATAAACTGTAATTGTAACGCGGTAGACTTGGTTTACCGATTGGAGAAACATCTTTACTATCTATTATACCGTCTGCAATAGTATTCCCGTTTGCATCAACTGCACCAGCGATATCTTTATAAACAAAGTCACCGACACGAGGCTGAACACCATTGTATTGAGCATAACTGTCTATCTCAGATTGAGAAAGGAAATAACCTTTACCCGGTGAGTTCCAATCAATATTATAACCAAAGTTTTGACCTATTGAGAAACCCTCTTGATTATAACCATAAGCAAACGTAGATCCTTTATCTAATTCATCGCTTTCAATTACTGTATTCTTGTTGTAACTGAAAGATGTTTTTGCAGAGATGTATAAATCTTTATTCAACCTATTCTTGTACCCTAATTCAATTTCATATCCATGGTTATCAACACGTCCCATGTTTACTTTTGGCATAATAGCTGTGGGAACACCTATAATCGTAGATACCGAATTTCTTCCAATCAGGATGTTCTCCCGTCTCTCTTTGTAGTAATCTAAACCCAAGGTCAATTTATTTTTAAAGAAACCTAGATCAACACCATAATTCTGCTTATAGGCTATTTCCCAAGTTAAATCAAGATTACCAATCTGTGACTCGTTCACTGTGTTGCCATTTCCTATATTATTATTTTGCCCATTACCCGCAATTTGATTCATATCCATATATAAGAAACGTTTGCCCCCAATATTATCACTACCAACTTTACCATAAGAAGCACGAAATTTCAATTTTGAAAGAAAATTAAAATTTTTCATGAATTTTTCATTTGTCACCATCCATCCAACAGAGCCCGCAGGAAAAACGCCAAAACGTCTACCTTTTGCAAACTGCTCAGAACCATTATATCCAATATTAAATTCAGCCATATACCTGTCTTCGTAAGCATAACTGGCTCGACTGGCCAAACCAATAACATTATAAGGTAATAAGAACATACTTGAGCCACTCTTAATCTCCTTATTATCACGTTGCATCAAAGCCATGAAACCAACATGGTGTTTCTTTGCAAAAATGCGTTTGTAATTAATACGCCATTGCGCATTTAGTTTATAAGAAAAAGCATAACTTTTATTGGTGTTAATTTTATGGTTACCAAAGTCTGAAGCCTGTATAAAAGTTATAATATCATGCCCTTCTCCAGTAATAGGATCAACCTCTTCATTATTTCCATACGTATATAAGTTGTAACCTGCATTAAAACCATTACCCATTTTACCAAAAACTTCGGTTTGATTATCCGTATCAAATGACACTTGTACATTAGAAGACAGTCCTTTTACCATCCAACCTAAATCAAAATCCAAGGAAGTTGTAGCGTTTAAAGTACTTTGATCACTACGATGAAAACCTTGATTGTTAATCTCACCATAAAGACTTTCTTGGCCGCCCATTAAAGTATTAGGTACTAAACCATAATCTTGTACCATTTGATCGGTAACAAAAGGACCAGGTGTAGTTGATTGTTGGTTAAATACTCGTCCAAAATAATTATAGGCACTACCATATGTGTTATTAAAACTATTAGGTTCATTTACCTTATTGATATATCCTGCTAATTTAATACCTACCTTAATCCAATCATTGGCCTTAATATCCAAGTTAGAACGGAAGTTGTAACGATTTAAGCGGAAAGAAGCATCATAACCCAAAACATCCTTGTCCTCTATTTTTACTACACTACCCTGTTGTGTAAAACCCAAATTTATAAAATACTTCACACGTTCCGTACCACCAGAAAGATTGGCGTTGTATCTACTCTGGGGTGCAAATTGTTTAAAGTACACAGCAAACCAGTCTGTATTAGGATAATAATCACTTACTTGATTTTTGTAATTATCAATTTGTCTTTGAGAATAAGGTAAAGCCAATCCATCATTCTTATAAGATTGATTTACCAAGGCTGCTTGTTCCCAAGAATTATATTTTTTATAGTCTGTAGAGAAATCTTGCCTACCAAATGAAGCAGAAAAACTTAACTGCGGTTCTCCTACGGTACCCATACGCGTTGTAATCAAAATCACACCGTTGGCCCCACGTACACCAAAGACCGCTGTTGCAGAGGCATCTTTTAAAATAGACACATCCATAATCTCATTAGGATCAAGCATTGTGATATTGTCACGAGGTACGCCATCAACTAATATTAAAGGTGATTTACCATTTAACGTACTGGCGCCGCGTAGATATATATCAAAATCCTCTTTACCTGGTTGGCCACTAGATTGCATAACAGTTAAACCGGGGAGACGACCAGTCAAAGCACCGACCAAGTTAGGGGCTGGACTTCGTTTTAGGATATCTGTTCCAACAGAGGAAATAGCTCCAGTTACGCTAACTTTGCGTTGCGTACCGTAACCTACAACTACCACCTCGTCTAAACTTGAGACGGTTTCCTTTAAATTTACTGAAATTGTTGTGCGATAATTAACTCTAATTTCTTGAGTAGCAAAACCAATATAGGAAATAACTAAAACAGCCTTTTCAGACCTAACTTTCAAAGAGAACTTTCCGTTAAAATCAGTCTGTACTGCATTGGTCGTTCCTTTTTCTAGCACTGTAGCACCAGGAATTGATTGCCCATTTTCATCATTAATAACACCACTTACTAAAAAATTCTGATCCACATTCTTTTCTGCGACTTTAATCTTCTTCTTTTTAATGACGACTTGTCTATCTGTAATGGTGTAATCTAAAACTGTATTTGAAAATGATTTATTTAAAATATCTTCGAGTTGTGTTCCTTTTAGATTCAATGAAACCTTGTGGTGATCATCTAGAACTCCATCTTTATATAAAAAGATATATTCACTTTTATTCTGAATTTCTTTAAATAACTCTTCAATGGTTAGATTTTGAACATTAATATCCAGTTTTTTATGAGCATACGGAGAATTGGCATAAACTGAGGTTAAACCACTTGCTATAAATAAAACAAAAGTTCTCATAATTATTAAAGAAACTTTGGTCAACGTCATTTTTGGTCGTTTTTTGGAACGACTAAAGGTTTTATTCATAATTTTGTCTTTTATTTGGTTAGTAATGTTAATTGGTATCGCAATAATATTGCTTTCGAACCTCCAGAAAGTGTTGTCGCACTTTCTGGTTTTTCTTTTTATTCTCTAGCTCTTGCTATGTATTTGTCCTTTCTTTTATTTCCTCCTTCCTTTTTTAATAAAATGATGATGCAGTCCTAAAAAGTGATCAAAGACTAATTTTATAAGACAAAACGGGAGATGTATAGCTTTCTTAAAATAAATCCAAAAACAAATACATGCGTTATCTACTATTTTAGATAATTAACTGTATTTATATCATCTATAAATTCACAATTATGACTTATTAATAATTTTGCTCCCATTAAAAAACTTAAAATGTTTTCTGTAAAACTAGACTACTTGTTAAAAATAACTATATTTAACCCCTACTTAACGGTACTTGTAACCGTTAAATCAACATTAAAAACACCATAAGAATGCTTTCAGACGAAAAAAAACTTATCCTTTGTGAAAATATTATTAAAACTGAATTGTTTCAAAAGGCCCCTAAAAGCTCTGCTTTACTTAAGTATTTAGTAAAGGCAACTTTGGCTGGTGATTTCTTAAAGGAAGACATTATCGATTTAGAATTTTTTGGTGACAAATCAATATCTGACAAAAACAACCCTAGAGTACGTGTTAATGTATATAATCTTAGAAAAAAAATAGAGTTATATTACAAAACAGATGGTCAAGACATTCAATGGAGATTGATTATTGACAAAGGTCAATACAGTGTACGATTTGAAAAGCTAACCCCAAATACTTCAACTTTAGAAAAAATTAAGTTAAAGAATGTCATTCCATATTTACTCCTAGTGGCTCTTAGTATAATTTTTATTTTTAGTAATTTAAAACCAGAACCACCTGTAGTATGGGAATCATTTTTTAAAAATAAAAAAGCAACGACCCTCATCGTAGGGGATGTTTTTGGAATGACAGGAAAAACTATTACAAATAATGAAGGCTGGACTCGTGATTTCTCCATTAATTCAACAGAAGACTATTATGCTTTTATGGAAAATAATTCAGAATTAAAAGAAATAATTAAACCTGCAAATTACACCTATATAACTAGTATGGGAGTCATAGCAGTACAACATGTGGCAAAATTATTTTACGATCTAAATTCCAACTTTGGTATACGTTTTTCTTCCCATATCTCTGTAGATGATTTAAAAAATGGAAACTTAATATATGTTGGCCAATATATAAATAACACCAAACTAACGTCATTATTTAATAATTTTAACCCTTATTTTAAAATTACAAATCAACATCTGATTGTCAGTGGACATCCAAATTTAAAGGATACTATTTACACCACCTACTTTGGTAAAGAAAGTGAAGATTTCTCTATTGTTTCTAGGTTTAAAGGTCCTAAAAACAATGAATGTTTTATTTTCTTCTCAAATCATGATATGGGGGTAAAAGCTACAATTGAACATTTTACAGACAACGAATTCCTGAAAAAATTTAATAAAGAGCATATGGCTGAAAAGGATAATTTCACTGCTATTTATCAGGTCTATGGTAAAGACAGGACAAACTTAGGATTAAAAAGCATACTAGTTGTACCTTTTTAATTCTTTACAGATCAACTCTTTGGACACACTATATTTATTCGTAAGGTCTTGATCATAGTACTTGGTCTTTAAACTAAATAAAAAACAAGAAAGCCATCAGAAAATATTTTCTGATGGCTTTCTTGTTTTGAAAAGGAAATTATTATTCCTTAACTATAGTAAGATCGTCAATATAGAAAATTCCTGTCCCTCCCCATTTTGGATTTGCAGAAACAGTTATATTTAACTTTTCACTTGTTTCAGGTAGAACCAATTCTTGAAATAAGTCAATCCATTTTCCTTTTTCTACTTTATTCCTTTTAAAATTAGTAGTTGTCCATGGCTTTGCAACTGTTATATTAAATCCTCCTGCTTTTAGATTTTCATCTGCCAAAACTTTCAAAGAAACCATACAAGTTGCCACACTCAATTTCACGCCTTCACTACCAAGATTTTTAACATGAAAATTTTCGTTTTCATTTATTAGCATTTAGGTACAGTTGTATTTTAAGCACTTGCTTCCTGAAACAGCTTTTTCGCAGTATATTTTAAAAACTAATTTAGATTTTGTCCAAATTCCTTAGTTATCGTTTTCAAAATCAAAAACTACTTCTTGAGCAGATAATTCGAATACACTACTACGTAATAATACCATTGCTACTACTAATTTCATTTTCATCATCAGTTTGTTTTAATTGATTAGAATTAAAATATAATT from Flavobacterium ovatum carries:
- a CDS encoding SusC/RagA family TonB-linked outer membrane protein, whose product is MNLKKYLFGFLCFIFIGFMSVQHVSAQATNITNIKSLNGKIMDVYNHPLSGVVVSVSGEERGAISNADGTFTILGVYKSTDEFTFKMLGYRTLITKLSEQTDLNVNMDRDVSNSNQVIPLLRDSRENYTLGASAVTISGDELRRTHQRTVSAALAGRFPGLYVTTNSSEPGNETYGFNIRGKSTVNGGGVKVLVDGMALGINSVRPEDVESVTVLKDAPALAQYGMDATGGIILIKTKVGESGRPKIVVSVDYQVQQALKTPDILSSGDYAELYNEASLNDGGIAKYTAEDISKFRSGEDRNLYPDNNWYERFTKPDLSSVNVNASATGGGEYVKYYTSIGYQKIGSPFNTESALEDYGRNKINLRSNVNVKVTDFIHAYVKLNATVDRNYFNNANGGETGVMSSLFDLAPTIYGPLTPYVSETNPGGKVVVTTNETNPTYGRLNRSGFKKTTSLDLTSISGLNFDLGSIIKGLSTFGEIKFHTYSNSNMMGNTDYERWTRDLTDVDNLEFFKYGTSIRNPLAFAKSVSNNLRFEYEWAVDYKRQFGNHGIHANAFFHEDYINGDNITEDLPEYKITYGFLANYSYKNFFFADFVGSYVGSEQFAPSERWGLFPSADAAVVLSNLSFMKDNNTLTFLKLRASYGIIGNDNFGGDRFLYKDNFHGGGSIRIKNAGKAYIEDQYGNPLLTWEKSYKTNFGIDASILNMFTLNFDYFIDNTDNILISDATIPSTIGMNSDDRAKINSGKIDSHGFEAALGWSKEFNKDFGVGLKGHVGYYQNEVKDLGELQNPEDYAYRYRKTGYRLGQRFAYQVDYSNGNGYFNSQDEIDNSGLVYQGQAPRPGDFIYKDVNGDGTIDAADQVKMGDTGSPQVEWGFEANLRFKNFDFSMLLQGLGKFDKFNNGVGYYSSYNKGTFFADNKNAWTAQRYADGSMIAGPALTLSGSSSYRSNDYWSESKAFWRIKNIEVGYSLPSELTKILSISNLRIYASAVNLLTFDNSKSGDVDIENNNVTNFPTQRYFSAGINVTF
- a CDS encoding RagB/SusD family nutrient uptake outer membrane protein; this translates as MMNKTYYVVTILILFGFNSCQDVLDVAPEGQHSLDEIFSDENTTGAYLNSCYDSMNKHGFEYSKGGSRSGPPITMADNCYFYDSWGNTQYDGFTNTWGISPVWSDSQFIGHTLWDLNNRNIRRCNIFLARMADPKTVVPDEQTRLQWTAEVKVLRVYYYEELIKNYGPLPIISEVKSASYDGADLDRSMSYHDCAQWIFKQIDEAVKEPNLPWRFNNSNDKSRMTKGIAYAIKSRVAVFMSSPLFNNGQNYWSEAETITKDCLNQLLSHNYELYKTVSDPALYGTNAYRELFCKKVDYSDNPTNKENIYESRTEIDTYNYMQWLYGTPINSDKRSGLNPTQELVDSYPMADGSYVLDLENPYSDEKHLQPNFNTTSSYDEQNPYVNRDPRFYATVRYNGSQTINSKKVMTDLWTFYSGNCGINPSDKKRTKTGYYDNKYRPEDLRRGKWTLKASFPIYRLAELYLNYAEAAIESNHLDDALILGLNPIRDRVYMPHITYTSQNDLRLKYRNERRIEMVYEERRYEDIRRWHNPGEEVSEFRWTTGMWIDYNGTVNGKGMPTKTPEINDFTYKRVICGDGWDYTNNTWTGTGRERMIYDSKYLLSPILQPEAIRLESVTGKKWQNPGWE
- a CDS encoding TonB-dependent receptor, which codes for MNKTFSRSKKRPKMTLTKVSLIIMRTFVLFIASGLTSVYANSPYAHKKLDINVQNLTIEELFKEIQNKSEYIFLYKDGVLDDHHKVSLNLKGTQLEDILNKSFSNTVLDYTITDRQVVIKKKKIKVAEKNVDQNFLVSGVINDENGQSIPGATVLEKGTTNAVQTDFNGKFSLKVRSEKAVLVISYIGFATQEIRVNYRTTISVNLKETVSSLDEVVVVGYGTQRKVSVTGAISSVGTDILKRSPAPNLVGALTGRLPGLTVMQSSGQPGKEDFDIYLRGASTLNGKSPLILVDGVPRDNITMLDPNEIMDVSILKDASATAVFGVRGANGVILITTRMGTVGEPQLSFSASFGRQDFSTDYKKYNSWEQAALVNQSYKNDGLALPYSQRQIDNYKNQVSDYYPNTDWFAVYFKQFAPQSRYNANLSGGTERVKYFINLGFTQQGSVVKIEDKDVLGYDASFRLNRYNFRSNLDIKANDWIKVGIKLAGYINKVNEPNSFNNTYGSAYNYFGRVFNQQSTTPGPFVTDQMVQDYGLVPNTLMGGQESLYGEINNQGFHRSDQSTLNATTSLDFDLGWMVKGLSSNVQVSFDTDNQTEVFGKMGNGFNAGYNLYTYGNNEEVDPITGEGHDIITFIQASDFGNHKINTNKSYAFSYKLNAQWRINYKRIFAKKHHVGFMALMQRDNKEIKSGSSMFLLPYNVIGLASRASYAYEDRYMAEFNIGYNGSEQFAKGRRFGVFPAGSVGWMVTNEKFMKNFNFLSKLKFRASYGKVGSDNIGGKRFLYMDMNQIAGNGQNNNIGNGNTVNESQIGNLDLTWEIAYKQNYGVDLGFFKNKLTLGLDYYKERRENILIGRNSVSTIIGVPTAIMPKVNMGRVDNHGYEIELGYKNRLNKDLYISAKTSFSYNKNTVIESDELDKGSTFAYGYNQEGFSIGQNFGYNIDWNSPGKGYFLSQSEIDSYAQYNGVQPRVGDFVYKDIAGAVDANGNTIADGIIDSKDVSPIGKPSLPRYNYSLSLNVNYKNFDISALFQGIGNSYNYYDGYGINQAQTLSFQKVHEHAFNPDMVETNADGQLYYAGGAITYPALSTKNNNSSVSRNDFFIANRRFIRLKNFQIGYTLPKKWSKSIGMQEFRFYASGLNLLTWSKLPFDQVDPEQRSASSVMPIQRTISVGANIRF
- a CDS encoding helix-turn-helix domain-containing protein, with the translated sequence MLSDEKKLILCENIIKTELFQKAPKSSALLKYLVKATLAGDFLKEDIIDLEFFGDKSISDKNNPRVRVNVYNLRKKIELYYKTDGQDIQWRLIIDKGQYSVRFEKLTPNTSTLEKIKLKNVIPYLLLVALSIIFIFSNLKPEPPVVWESFFKNKKATTLIVGDVFGMTGKTITNNEGWTRDFSINSTEDYYAFMENNSELKEIIKPANYTYITSMGVIAVQHVAKLFYDLNSNFGIRFSSHISVDDLKNGNLIYVGQYINNTKLTSLFNNFNPYFKITNQHLIVSGHPNLKDTIYTTYFGKESEDFSIVSRFKGPKNNECFIFFSNHDMGVKATIEHFTDNEFLKKFNKEHMAEKDNFTAIYQVYGKDRTNLGLKSILVVPF